From one Phragmitibacter flavus genomic stretch:
- a CDS encoding DUF2062 domain-containing protein, whose protein sequence is MKERYLWLVKKSFRALRHRKLRRHVWWQKLTKPLFDRALWVPCRDSVAKGLAIGSFFALMPMPGQALMASILAMGWRGNVPFAVGACFLTNPFTSVPIWSAQMWLGNLIQAHLTVPMPAILNRMETTLPGLGQVNAGGFVVGSVASGCLMALAAFVLTHGFALLMPRYLPTRPLFKRRREQVASEVSVIKG, encoded by the coding sequence ATGAAGGAACGATATTTATGGCTGGTCAAAAAAAGTTTTCGGGCCTTGAGGCATCGGAAACTACGTCGGCATGTCTGGTGGCAGAAGCTGACAAAGCCGCTTTTTGACCGGGCGTTGTGGGTGCCGTGCCGGGATTCAGTGGCGAAGGGGCTGGCGATTGGATCGTTTTTTGCGCTGATGCCGATGCCGGGACAGGCGTTGATGGCGTCAATTTTGGCGATGGGTTGGCGTGGCAATGTGCCGTTTGCAGTCGGGGCTTGTTTTTTGACGAATCCGTTTACCAGCGTTCCGATCTGGTCGGCGCAGATGTGGCTGGGGAATTTGATTCAGGCACATCTGACGGTGCCGATGCCTGCGATTCTAAACCGCATGGAGACGACGTTGCCAGGATTGGGTCAGGTAAATGCCGGCGGATTTGTGGTCGGGTCGGTGGCGTCGGGTTGCTTGATGGCGTTGGCTGCCTTTGTGCTGACGCATGGTTTTGCGCTGTTGATGCCGAGATACCTGCCGACGCGGCCATTGTTCAAAAGGCGGCGTGAACAGGTTGCTTCAGAAGTTTCAGTGATTAAGGGTTAA